From the genome of Haloterrigena sp. KLK7, one region includes:
- a CDS encoding aminopeptidase: MDERVREHADVLVDWSARVEDGDDVVLSVGPDAHELAVAVAEKLGERGANLLATYSSGEITRAYLRAHDGEFDENPAHELALVENADVYLSLGGGRNTSATADVPGERRRAYNNARSEIRETRLGTRWVSTVHPTRSLAQQANMAYEEYQEFAYDAILRDWESLADEMAQLKDLLDEGDEVRLVSQGTDLTLRIDDRTAVNSAASVAYDSHNLPSGEVFTAPYATEGEVTFDVPMTLRGESVRDVRLEFEDGAVVDYDAAQGADVIGEILETDDGARRLGELGIGMNRGIDRYTDNILFDEKMGDTIHLALGRAYDANLPDGESGNDSAIHVDLITDVSEDSRLEIDGEVVQRNGRFRWEERGSERT; encoded by the coding sequence ATGGACGAACGCGTACGCGAACACGCCGACGTACTGGTCGACTGGAGCGCCCGCGTCGAGGACGGCGACGACGTCGTGCTCTCGGTCGGTCCCGACGCCCACGAGCTCGCGGTCGCGGTCGCCGAGAAACTGGGGGAACGGGGTGCGAACCTGCTGGCGACCTACAGCTCCGGCGAGATCACCCGTGCGTATCTCCGCGCTCACGACGGCGAGTTCGACGAGAACCCCGCCCACGAACTCGCGCTCGTCGAAAACGCCGACGTCTACCTCTCGCTCGGTGGCGGCCGGAACACCAGTGCGACGGCCGACGTCCCGGGCGAGCGGCGACGAGCGTACAACAACGCCAGAAGCGAGATTCGCGAGACGCGACTCGGAACCCGCTGGGTCTCGACGGTGCATCCGACGCGCTCGCTGGCCCAGCAGGCCAACATGGCCTACGAGGAGTACCAGGAGTTCGCCTACGATGCGATCCTCCGGGACTGGGAGTCGCTGGCCGACGAGATGGCCCAGTTGAAGGACCTGCTCGACGAGGGCGACGAGGTCCGGCTGGTCTCGCAGGGGACCGATCTCACTCTGCGAATCGACGACCGAACGGCGGTCAACAGCGCCGCTTCGGTCGCATACGACTCCCACAACCTCCCCAGCGGCGAGGTGTTCACCGCGCCCTACGCGACCGAGGGCGAGGTGACCTTCGACGTCCCGATGACGCTGCGCGGCGAGTCGGTCCGGGACGTCCGCCTCGAGTTCGAAGACGGCGCGGTCGTCGACTACGACGCCGCGCAGGGTGCGGACGTGATCGGTGAAATCCTCGAGACCGACGACGGTGCGCGCCGACTCGGCGAACTCGGCATCGGGATGAACCGCGGTATCGACCGCTACACGGACAACATCCTCTTCGACGAGAAGATGGGGGACACGATCCACCTCGCGCTCGGCCGGGCCTACGACGCGAACCTCCCCGATGGCGAGTCGGGCAACGACTCCGCGATCCACGTCGACCTGATCACCGACGTCAGCGAGGACTCGCGTCTCGAGATCGACGGCGAGGTCGTGCAACGGAACGGGCGGTTCCGTTGGGAAGAGCGTGGTTCGGAACGAACGTAG
- a CDS encoding queuosine precursor transporter translates to MSHSQSQSRGPPGPTVAQVALIGLFVTALVTAQLTASKVLAFSLPVSLPITGAELALPGAALAYALTFLASDCYAELYGRRATQVIVNVAFAMNFVVLALVWSTIAAPAADSSIDPGTFADVLGASTNIVLGSLLAYVVSQNWDVIVFHRIRDYTGREKLWLRNIASTASSQAIDTVIFVAVAFAVAPALLGVGVVLPLEALLALMVGQYLLKLAIAVLDTPIVYAVVSFVRAREEEAADETTVA, encoded by the coding sequence ATGTCCCACTCACAGTCGCAGTCACGGGGGCCGCCGGGGCCGACGGTCGCGCAGGTGGCGCTGATCGGTCTGTTCGTGACGGCCCTGGTGACGGCGCAGTTGACGGCGTCGAAGGTGCTCGCGTTCTCGCTGCCGGTGTCGCTGCCGATTACCGGCGCCGAGCTCGCCCTACCAGGTGCGGCGCTGGCCTACGCGCTGACGTTTCTGGCGAGCGATTGTTACGCGGAACTGTACGGTCGCCGGGCGACGCAGGTGATCGTCAACGTCGCCTTCGCGATGAACTTCGTCGTCCTCGCGCTCGTCTGGTCGACGATCGCGGCGCCCGCGGCCGACTCGAGCATCGATCCGGGGACGTTCGCGGACGTGCTGGGCGCCTCGACGAACATCGTCCTCGGGAGCCTACTCGCCTACGTCGTCAGCCAGAACTGGGACGTGATCGTCTTCCACCGGATCCGCGACTACACCGGCCGAGAGAAGCTCTGGCTGCGAAACATTGCCTCGACGGCCAGCAGTCAGGCCATCGACACTGTCATCTTCGTCGCCGTCGCGTTCGCGGTCGCTCCCGCCCTGCTCGGCGTCGGCGTCGTCCTCCCGCTCGAGGCGCTGCTCGCACTGATGGTCGGGCAGTACCTGCTGAAACTCGCCATCGCCGTCCTCGACACGCCGATCGTCTACGCGGTCGTCTCGTTCGTGCGCGCTCGAGAGGAGGAGGCGGCCGACGAGACGACCGTCGCGTAA
- a CDS encoding cold-shock protein, which translates to MAKGNVDFFNDTGGYGFIDTEDADEDVFFHMEDVGGPDLEEGTEIEFDIEQAPKGPRATNVTRL; encoded by the coding sequence ATGGCGAAAGGAAACGTTGATTTCTTCAACGACACAGGCGGCTACGGTTTCATCGATACTGAGGACGCGGACGAGGACGTTTTCTTCCACATGGAAGACGTTGGCGGCCCGGACCTCGAGGAAGGCACAGAGATCGAATTCGACATCGAACAGGCCCCCAAGGGCCCCCGCGCCACCAACGTCACCCGCCTGTAA
- a CDS encoding PadR family transcriptional regulator: MDDLTGFQRDLLYVIAGADQPSGQEVKDEVEKYYNSEINHGRLYPNLDTLVNKELVEKGQLDRRTNYYDISDEGQSAIERRREWERQYID, encoded by the coding sequence ATGGACGATCTGACCGGATTTCAACGCGATCTTCTGTACGTGATCGCCGGGGCCGACCAGCCGTCTGGCCAGGAAGTCAAGGACGAAGTCGAGAAGTATTACAACAGTGAGATCAATCACGGCCGACTGTACCCCAATCTCGACACGCTCGTCAACAAAGAGCTCGTCGAAAAGGGGCAACTCGATCGTCGGACGAACTACTACGACATCAGCGACGAGGGGCAGTCGGCCATCGAACGGCGCCGCGAGTGGGAACGGCAGTACATCGACTGA
- a CDS encoding HalOD1 output domain-containing protein: protein MSTDNQAYQGSGNTTFSPNDDRTLSEAVLGAIEAHRDIDLVEADFTLYESINPDALERLFRFNQNAATTVSFVIDGTHVSLRDLGDEIEIQVDDV, encoded by the coding sequence ATGTCTACTGACAATCAAGCGTATCAGGGGAGTGGCAACACGACGTTCAGTCCGAACGACGATCGGACCCTGAGCGAGGCCGTGCTGGGGGCGATCGAGGCCCATCGAGACATCGACCTCGTGGAGGCGGACTTCACGCTGTACGAGAGTATCAACCCGGATGCCCTCGAGCGACTGTTTCGGTTCAATCAGAACGCGGCAACGACGGTCTCGTTCGTGATCGACGGTACACACGTCTCACTGCGCGATCTCGGCGACGAGATCGAGATTCAGGTCGACGACGTGTGA
- a CDS encoding MogA/MoaB family molybdenum cofactor biosynthesis protein yields MPTDRDDRRSTDDHGHDVIDPLYVGIVTVSSSRAQADEADPDDPGGDTIQACFEDAGHDVRERLLVRDDYSAIRTAVRGLVARQDIDVVLTTGGTGVTADDVSPEATASLFERELPGFGELFRSLSWEEVGTRAMASRATAGIAVDTPVFCLPGSTSACETACEELIVPEAPHLAGLATRHRTETNEQTLADYGE; encoded by the coding sequence ATGCCAACCGATCGAGACGACCGTCGGAGTACGGACGACCACGGCCACGACGTCATCGATCCGCTCTACGTCGGCATCGTCACGGTCTCGAGTTCGCGCGCGCAGGCCGACGAGGCGGACCCCGACGATCCGGGCGGGGACACGATTCAGGCGTGTTTCGAGGACGCGGGCCACGACGTGCGGGAGCGACTGCTGGTCCGGGACGACTACTCCGCGATTCGGACCGCCGTTCGCGGACTGGTCGCCCGACAGGACATCGACGTCGTGCTCACGACCGGCGGGACGGGCGTCACCGCCGACGACGTTTCGCCTGAGGCGACGGCCTCGCTGTTCGAACGCGAACTGCCCGGGTTCGGCGAACTCTTCCGCTCGCTCTCCTGGGAAGAGGTCGGCACCCGTGCGATGGCCTCGCGCGCGACGGCGGGGATCGCCGTCGACACGCCGGTGTTCTGTCTCCCCGGGAGTACGAGCGCCTGCGAGACCGCCTGCGAGGAGTTGATCGTCCCCGAAGCCCCCCACCTCGCGGGACTGGCGACGCGCCATCGAACCGAGACGAACGAGCAGACGCTCGCGGACTACGGGGAGTAA
- a CDS encoding group I intron-associated PD-(D/E)XK endonuclease encodes MLDRTTCYENLEQPQKRGHATEAIIRAAFAVRDIPVLVPTSDDEPYDLVVEVGGRFHRIQCETAYRKSEGTVAFETVTTRRRGNGYDRERYDGPEEYFAVYDPVNDNRYLIPVADAAEGKMVIRFREPKTDRHAGSNWAEEYLLEERLEALRWPPS; translated from the coding sequence ATGCTCGATCGAACCACGTGCTACGAGAACCTCGAGCAGCCACAGAAACGCGGCCACGCGACCGAAGCGATCATTCGGGCGGCGTTCGCGGTGCGCGATATCCCAGTGCTCGTTCCGACGTCGGACGACGAGCCGTACGATCTGGTCGTCGAGGTCGGCGGCCGATTCCACCGCATTCAGTGCGAGACGGCCTACCGAAAGAGCGAGGGAACGGTCGCCTTCGAGACGGTCACCACGCGGCGGCGCGGCAACGGCTACGATCGCGAGAGATACGACGGTCCGGAGGAGTACTTCGCGGTGTACGATCCGGTCAACGATAATCGGTATCTGATCCCCGTCGCGGACGCTGCGGAGGGCAAGATGGTGATTCGGTTCCGAGAGCCGAAAACCGACCGGCACGCCGGGAGCAACTGGGCCGAGGAGTACCTGCTCGAGGAACGACTCGAGGCGCTTCGGTGGCCGCCGTCGTAG
- the cca gene encoding CCA tRNA nucleotidyltransferase → MSEEDAERDERDPRARDEHDSSTDGERDDLEAVVAAVRERIEPDADERHRLREVADRLIERAEAAATERCPGADVMQVGSTARNTWISGDRDIDIFVRFPPELDRETLAEYGLEVGHATLPEGHEEYAEHPYVKGTVEGFDVDVVPCFRLESATEIRSAVDRTPFHTSYLQERLDDDLTADVRLTKQFLKGIGAYGSDLRTRGFSGYLTELLVCEYGGFRDLLEAAADWQPPVALDPEAHGRETFQDPLVVIDPTDPERNVAAVCAAENVARLQHYARSFLEDPRTEVFEPDDPDPLDESDLRAHLERRGTTPVAVRFEAPDLVEDQLYPQLRKSLEGITTGLDDRGFDVFRATTIADDTAVILAELAVAERPAVERHDGPPVHVRSHAEGFYEAYADDSDAYGPFIDGDRYVTERPREFTTARAFLESERLFDVGLGAHIETALAEEYEVLVGDEIAVLCEEFGRELARYFEPRP, encoded by the coding sequence ATGAGCGAGGAGGACGCCGAGCGCGACGAGCGAGACCCCAGGGCCCGCGACGAGCACGACTCGAGTACCGACGGCGAGCGCGACGACCTCGAGGCGGTCGTCGCCGCCGTTCGAGAGCGTATCGAACCGGACGCCGACGAACGACACCGACTCCGCGAGGTCGCCGATCGACTCATCGAGCGCGCCGAGGCCGCCGCGACCGAGCGCTGTCCCGGTGCCGACGTGATGCAGGTCGGCTCCACCGCCAGAAACACCTGGATCAGCGGCGATCGGGATATCGACATCTTCGTGCGCTTTCCGCCCGAACTCGACCGCGAGACCTTAGCGGAGTACGGCCTCGAGGTGGGCCACGCGACGCTTCCCGAGGGCCACGAGGAGTACGCCGAACACCCATACGTCAAGGGGACGGTCGAGGGGTTCGACGTCGACGTCGTCCCCTGTTTCCGCCTCGAGTCGGCGACCGAGATCCGCTCGGCCGTCGACCGCACGCCCTTCCACACCAGCTACTTGCAGGAGCGACTCGACGACGACCTCACGGCCGACGTGCGACTCACCAAACAGTTCCTCAAGGGGATCGGCGCCTACGGGAGCGACCTCCGCACGCGGGGCTTCAGCGGCTACCTCACTGAACTGCTCGTCTGCGAGTACGGCGGCTTCCGCGACCTGCTCGAGGCCGCGGCCGACTGGCAGCCGCCGGTCGCGCTCGATCCCGAAGCGCACGGGCGAGAGACGTTTCAGGATCCGCTGGTCGTCATCGACCCCACCGATCCCGAGCGCAACGTCGCCGCCGTCTGTGCCGCCGAGAACGTCGCTCGCCTCCAGCACTACGCCCGCTCGTTCCTGGAGGACCCTCGAACCGAGGTCTTCGAACCCGACGATCCGGACCCCCTCGACGAGAGCGACCTCCGCGCACACCTCGAGCGGCGGGGCACTACGCCGGTCGCGGTCCGGTTCGAGGCGCCCGACCTCGTCGAAGACCAGCTCTACCCCCAGCTCCGAAAGTCGCTCGAGGGGATCACGACCGGCCTCGACGACCGCGGCTTCGACGTCTTCCGGGCGACGACGATCGCCGACGACACCGCGGTGATCCTCGCCGAACTCGCGGTCGCGGAACGACCCGCCGTCGAGCGCCACGACGGGCCGCCGGTCCACGTCCGGAGTCACGCCGAGGGGTTCTACGAGGCCTATGCCGACGATTCCGACGCCTACGGTCCCTTCATCGACGGCGACCGCTACGTCACCGAACGGCCTCGAGAGTTCACCACCGCCCGCGCGTTCCTCGAGAGCGAACGGCTCTTCGACGTCGGCCTCGGTGCGCACATCGAGACGGCACTCGCCGAGGAGTACGAGGTGCTGGTCGGCGACGAGATCGCGGTGCTGTGCGAGGAGTTCGGTCGGGAACTGGCCCGGTACTTCGAGCCGCGACCCTGA
- a CDS encoding histone deacetylase, whose protein sequence is MQFGYSELCLAHDPGSRHPETPDRLRAIRERLKKKHGVEYVEADPCDLDRLAAVHERDYLESVREFCADGGGNWDPDTSAVEETWDAVCQSAGLACWAAETALEGASGRETPFSIGRPPGHHAVYDDAMGFCFVNNVAVAAQYALDSEEHDVDRVAIVDWDVHHGNGTQDIFYDRDDVFFVSIHEQGLYPGTGAVDETGEGAGEGTTMNIPMPAGTDDREYLAAIEGPITQALTDYDPDLLLISAGFDAHRHDPISRIRLSTEAYALMTDRFRTLADETDAAFAFVLEGGYGLDVLADSVAIVHETFDGREPIEPDSSCGEKAESALEEVISEHGLDLDLDG, encoded by the coding sequence ATGCAGTTTGGTTACAGCGAGCTCTGTCTCGCACACGATCCCGGTTCGCGTCATCCGGAGACGCCGGACCGGCTTCGCGCGATTCGGGAACGACTGAAGAAGAAACACGGCGTCGAGTACGTCGAGGCCGATCCCTGCGATCTCGACCGGCTGGCGGCCGTCCACGAGCGGGACTACCTCGAGTCCGTCCGTGAGTTCTGTGCCGACGGCGGCGGCAACTGGGATCCCGACACGAGCGCCGTCGAGGAGACCTGGGACGCGGTCTGCCAGAGCGCCGGCCTCGCGTGTTGGGCCGCCGAGACCGCCCTCGAGGGGGCGTCCGGTCGGGAGACGCCGTTCTCGATCGGTCGGCCGCCGGGCCACCACGCCGTCTACGACGACGCGATGGGGTTTTGCTTCGTCAACAACGTCGCGGTCGCCGCCCAGTACGCCCTCGATTCCGAGGAGCACGACGTCGATCGAGTCGCGATCGTCGACTGGGACGTCCATCACGGCAACGGGACCCAGGACATCTTCTACGACCGCGACGACGTCTTCTTCGTCTCGATCCACGAACAGGGCCTCTATCCGGGAACCGGCGCCGTCGACGAGACCGGCGAGGGCGCGGGCGAGGGGACGACGATGAACATCCCGATGCCGGCCGGCACCGACGACCGCGAGTACCTCGCGGCGATCGAAGGGCCGATCACGCAGGCGCTGACCGACTACGATCCCGACCTGCTCCTGATCAGCGCCGGATTCGACGCTCATCGCCACGATCCGATCTCCCGCATTCGGCTCTCGACGGAGGCCTACGCCCTGATGACCGACCGATTCCGGACGCTGGCCGACGAGACCGACGCCGCCTTCGCCTTCGTCCTCGAGGGCGGCTACGGGCTGGACGTCCTCGCGGACAGCGTCGCCATCGTCCACGAGACCTTCGACGGCCGCGAGCCGATCGAACCCGACTCGAGTTGCGGCGAGAAGGCCGAGTCCGCCCTCGAGGAGGTCATCTCGGAACACGGACTGGATCTGGACCTCGACGGCTAA
- a CDS encoding histone — protein MNVELPFAPVDTIIRRNAGDLRVSADASKELATRIQEHGSELAIDAAEHATRDGRKTLMAQDFGVETVVDKDDLELPVAPVDRIARLEIDDRYRVSMDARVALADILEDYADNVARAAATLAHHADRRTITDDDIETYFSLFE, from the coding sequence ATGAACGTCGAACTCCCGTTCGCCCCGGTGGACACGATTATCCGGCGGAACGCGGGCGATCTTCGGGTGAGTGCCGACGCGTCGAAGGAACTCGCAACGCGGATTCAGGAACACGGGAGCGAGCTCGCGATCGACGCCGCCGAGCACGCGACTCGGGACGGGCGCAAGACGCTGATGGCTCAGGACTTCGGCGTCGAGACGGTCGTCGACAAGGACGACCTCGAGCTCCCGGTCGCGCCCGTCGACCGCATCGCCAGACTCGAAATCGACGACCGATATCGCGTCTCGATGGACGCCCGGGTGGCGCTGGCCGACATTCTCGAGGACTACGCGGACAACGTCGCTCGGGCGGCCGCGACCCTCGCACACCACGCCGACCGCCGGACGATCACCGACGACGACATCGAGACATACTTCTCGTTGTTCGAGTGA
- a CDS encoding single-stranded DNA binding protein → MSDIEGVYEDLEADVSLEEFREAVEAKVEQMGGLADEETAAMLVAHEIGESEVGGIADIEPGMEEAKFVAKVLSIGEVRTFERDGEDEDGRVVNVEVADETGSVRAAFWDEHAEAATEELEEGQVLRIKGRPKEGFSGVEVSVDDVEPDPDTEVDVQVSDTHTVEALSLGLSNVNLVGLVLDTDSVRTFDRDDGSEGKVSNLVLGDETGRIRVTLWDEQADLATEFEPGETVEVIDGYVKERDGNLELHVGNRGAVEEVDEDVEYVPESTPIDDLEIGQTVDIAGVVRSADPKRTFDRDDGSEGQVRNIRVQDATGDIRVAMWGEKADLDVGPGDEVALGDVEIQDGWQDDLEASAGWQSTITVLESDSGGSGGSAGESDAGGASDENAGLSAFAGDDGGAGEAETGASSASNDEAGGASATDVGTEADAGTDEPTDGEELEFTGVVVQAGDPVVLDDGESTMSVATDVDVGLGEEVTVRGIVRDGRLEANDVF, encoded by the coding sequence ATGAGCGACATCGAGGGCGTGTACGAAGACCTCGAGGCCGACGTTTCTCTCGAGGAGTTTCGCGAGGCCGTCGAGGCGAAAGTCGAGCAGATGGGCGGACTCGCGGACGAGGAGACGGCGGCGATGCTCGTCGCTCACGAGATCGGCGAGAGCGAGGTCGGCGGTATCGCCGACATCGAACCCGGCATGGAGGAGGCGAAGTTCGTCGCCAAAGTGCTCTCGATCGGCGAGGTGCGGACGTTCGAACGCGACGGCGAGGACGAGGACGGCCGCGTCGTCAACGTCGAGGTCGCCGACGAGACCGGCTCCGTCCGGGCCGCCTTCTGGGACGAGCACGCCGAGGCCGCCACCGAGGAACTCGAGGAGGGGCAGGTACTGCGAATCAAGGGCCGCCCCAAGGAGGGCTTCTCCGGCGTCGAGGTCAGCGTCGACGACGTCGAACCGGATCCGGACACGGAGGTCGACGTCCAGGTCTCCGATACGCACACGGTCGAGGCGCTCTCGCTCGGCCTCTCGAACGTCAACCTCGTCGGACTCGTCCTCGACACCGACAGCGTCCGGACGTTCGACCGCGACGACGGCTCCGAGGGGAAGGTGTCGAACCTCGTCCTCGGCGACGAGACCGGCCGCATCCGCGTGACGCTGTGGGACGAGCAGGCCGACCTCGCGACCGAGTTCGAGCCCGGCGAGACCGTCGAGGTGATCGACGGCTACGTGAAGGAACGCGACGGCAACCTCGAGCTCCACGTCGGCAACCGCGGCGCCGTCGAGGAAGTCGACGAGGACGTCGAGTACGTCCCCGAGAGCACGCCCATCGACGACCTCGAGATCGGACAGACGGTCGACATCGCAGGTGTCGTCCGCTCTGCGGACCCGAAACGGACCTTCGATCGCGACGACGGCTCCGAGGGACAGGTCCGGAACATCCGCGTCCAGGACGCGACCGGCGACATCCGGGTGGCGATGTGGGGGGAGAAGGCCGATCTCGACGTCGGACCGGGCGACGAGGTCGCGCTGGGCGACGTCGAGATCCAGGACGGCTGGCAGGACGACCTCGAGGCCTCTGCTGGCTGGCAGTCGACGATCACGGTACTGGAGTCCGACTCCGGCGGCTCTGGCGGTTCCGCCGGCGAGAGCGATGCGGGCGGCGCGAGCGACGAGAACGCCGGCCTCTCGGCGTTCGCCGGCGACGACGGCGGGGCAGGCGAGGCCGAAACCGGAGCGAGTTCCGCCTCGAACGACGAAGCCGGCGGCGCCAGCGCTACCGATGTCGGTACCGAGGCCGACGCCGGAACGGACGAGCCGACCGACGGCGAGGAACTCGAGTTCACCGGCGTCGTCGTCCAGGCCGGCGATCCGGTCGTGCTGGACGACGGCGAGTCGACGATGAGCGTCGCGACCGACGTCGACGTCGGTCTCGGCGAGGAGGTGACCGTCCGCGGAATCGTCCGCGACGGTCGGCTCGAGGCAAACGACGTGTTCTGA
- a CDS encoding alpha/beta hydrolase: protein MDRNQADEIDDASTNETESPTVNRRALLRTTAATAVGGAGIAGATGSASASGFTGCDDWVDAPAEYPEIDLTDGNPTATNVDDLEDVDEVVVFVHGWLGLETSTDQAHTLERAFDETDYDGRVVAASWPSDTLNYWQAEDTTETAGQRLASWLTTGRIDLEETTVRLVGHSLGGRLCLEALTALGDDATVDSVALVGTAADDDSVCTDGEFAYGVETGADAVFNYHSENDDSVCYGYDVQSLSSGLGCGGADCSGGWLTDDSGTTPDNYTDVDVTDAVDDHCDYIEPEVGCVPQIVDGFESQ from the coding sequence ATGGATCGAAATCAGGCGGACGAAATCGACGACGCATCGACGAACGAAACCGAGTCACCGACCGTCAATCGGCGCGCCCTGCTCCGGACGACGGCGGCGACCGCGGTCGGCGGCGCCGGCATCGCCGGCGCAACTGGATCTGCGTCGGCATCGGGCTTTACCGGCTGTGACGACTGGGTCGACGCGCCCGCGGAGTATCCGGAGATCGACCTCACCGACGGGAACCCGACGGCGACGAACGTCGACGACCTCGAGGACGTCGACGAGGTCGTCGTCTTCGTCCACGGCTGGCTGGGTCTCGAGACCAGCACCGATCAGGCTCACACCCTCGAGCGAGCGTTCGACGAGACCGACTACGACGGACGCGTCGTCGCGGCGTCATGGCCCTCGGATACCCTCAACTACTGGCAAGCCGAGGACACGACTGAGACGGCCGGGCAGCGCCTCGCGTCGTGGCTGACGACCGGTCGTATCGACCTCGAGGAGACGACGGTCCGCCTGGTCGGACACTCGCTGGGCGGCCGACTCTGTCTCGAGGCGCTGACGGCACTCGGCGACGACGCGACCGTCGACAGCGTCGCACTGGTCGGGACGGCTGCAGACGACGACTCGGTCTGTACGGACGGCGAATTCGCCTACGGCGTCGAAACCGGCGCCGACGCGGTATTCAACTACCACTCCGAGAACGACGACAGCGTCTGTTACGGCTACGACGTTCAGTCGCTCTCGAGCGGGCTAGGCTGCGGTGGCGCCGACTGCAGCGGCGGCTGGCTCACCGACGACAGCGGGACGACGCCGGATAACTACACCGACGTGGACGTGACCGACGCGGTCGACGATCACTGCGACTACATCGAGCCCGAGGTGGGCTGCGTCCCGCAGATCGTCGACGGTTTCGAGTCGCAGTGA
- a CDS encoding amphi-Trp domain-containing protein translates to MPEEVLFESESDLTRAEIASYLRTVADNLDGGDDITLKAGDESVTLDPPTRPTFEVKAEREGPSDGPGELSIEFELEWDENAAGEDGSGGSLEIE, encoded by the coding sequence ATGCCAGAAGAAGTGCTGTTCGAGTCGGAGAGCGACCTGACCAGAGCGGAAATCGCGTCGTACCTCCGAACGGTCGCGGACAACCTCGACGGCGGCGACGATATCACCCTGAAAGCGGGCGACGAATCCGTGACTCTCGATCCGCCGACCCGTCCCACCTTCGAGGTGAAGGCCGAACGAGAGGGACCGTCGGACGGACCGGGGGAACTGAGCATCGAGTTCGAACTCGAGTGGGACGAAAACGCCGCCGGCGAGGACGGCAGCGGCGGATCGTTAGAAATCGAGTGA
- a CDS encoding TIGR00296 family protein, with the protein MSQRQGVELSYEDGARAVELAREAVESFVQHGQREQPGSMREAFYERTGAFVRLESTRGRGSLRGCAGGYRSGEQLGHVIVDSAIEAASEDSCGSEVTPSELPNLTVSVCAVKNVVLTDDPLADLELGTHGIAIDGAGEGGWLYPTVPVENKWSAREYLDRTCRKAGLPPTAWQDDDVVVTLFEGQVFREREADGSIEEL; encoded by the coding sequence ATGTCCCAGCGACAGGGCGTCGAACTCTCCTACGAAGACGGTGCACGCGCGGTCGAACTCGCGCGTGAAGCCGTCGAGTCTTTCGTACAACACGGGCAGCGAGAACAACCGGGCAGTATGCGCGAGGCCTTCTACGAGCGAACCGGCGCGTTCGTCCGCCTCGAGTCGACACGCGGCCGGGGGAGCCTGCGTGGCTGCGCCGGTGGCTATCGGTCAGGGGAACAGCTCGGCCACGTGATCGTCGACTCGGCGATCGAGGCCGCCAGCGAGGACTCCTGTGGCTCCGAAGTGACTCCCTCCGAACTGCCGAATCTCACCGTCTCGGTCTGCGCCGTCAAGAACGTCGTCCTGACGGACGATCCCCTGGCGGACCTCGAACTGGGGACCCACGGCATCGCCATCGACGGCGCCGGCGAGGGCGGGTGGCTCTACCCGACGGTTCCGGTCGAGAACAAGTGGAGCGCTCGGGAGTACCTCGATCGAACCTGTCGAAAGGCGGGGCTGCCGCCGACGGCCTGGCAGGACGACGACGTCGTCGTCACGCTGTTCGAAGGGCAGGTCTTCCGCGAGCGCGAGGCCGACGGGAGCATCGAAGAGCTCTAG